One part of the Solanum dulcamara chromosome 3, daSolDulc1.2, whole genome shotgun sequence genome encodes these proteins:
- the LOC129883485 gene encoding uncharacterized mitochondrial protein AtMg00810-like: MGENIAKTMVVVEAAKELPAVEDFQKRRLVMRCNSWGEIYPITNPVTSPSTFSSLAPSLWHKSLYGLKQALRAWYNQFAGYIHTLGFLTVRPIILCLFIVKDLVPLSYFLGIAVTHHTGGLFLSQRKYAAEIIDRAGISSCKPSTTPKAKAGAIMSIPFEDPSLYQSLVEALQYLTFTRPDITYVVQQVCLFMHDPRDEHMNALKRIVRYLQGTFDYGLHLYPSSTTTLVSYSDADWGGYPNTKHSTSGYCVFMDDNLISWSAKCESTLSHLSAEAEYRGVANVVSEHVGCETLSFETSLSNSTGYFGLL; the protein is encoded by the exons ATGGGGGAAAATATCGCGAAAACAATGGTGGTCGTAGAGGCAGCAAAGGAGCTGCCAGCAGTAGAG GATTTTCAGAAGAGGAGGCTGGTAATGAGGTGTAACAGTTGGGGAGAGATTTATCCGATCACCAATCCAGTTACCTCACCATCTACTTTTTCTTCTTTGGCACCATCTCTTTGGCAT AAATCTCTTTATGGGCTGAAACAAGCTCTGCGGGCTTGGTATAACCAATTTGCTGGTTATATCCATACTCTTGGGTTTCTCACAGTAAGACCGATCATTCTTTGTTTGTTTATCGTCAAG GATTTGGTCCCGTTGAGTTATTTCTTGGGCATTGCTGTCACTCATCATACAggtggtttatttttatctcaaaGGAAGTATGCAGCCGAGATCATTGACCGAGCTGGTATATCATCGTGTAAGCCATCTACTACTCCAAAAGCCAAAGCTGGGGCTATTATGAGCATACCGTTTGAGGACCCATCTCTTTATCAGAGTCTTGTAGAAGCATTGCAATACCTCACGTTCACGAGACCAGATATAACTTATGTTGTACAACAGGTATGCTTATTCATGCATGACCCACGGGATGAGCATATGAACGCTCTCAAGCGCATCGTGCGCTACCTACAAGGTACTTTTGATTATGGTCTTCATCTTTATCCCTCTTCCACAACCACTCTTGTCTCATATAGTGATGCTGATTGGGGTGGGTACCCCAATACAAAGCATTCGACTTCAGGTTATTGTGTCTTTATGGATGATAACTTGATCTCATGGTCCGCCAAATGTGAATCTACTTTGTCCCATTTGAGTGCAGAGGCAGAATACCGAGGGGTTGCCAATGTGGTTTCTGAGCATGTTGGTTGCGAAACACTTTCTTTTGAAACTTCATTGTCTAATTCCACGGGCTACTTTGGTTTACTATGA